The following coding sequences are from one Biomphalaria glabrata chromosome 8, xgBioGlab47.1, whole genome shotgun sequence window:
- the LOC129927837 gene encoding uncharacterized protein LOC129927837, which produces MNQSLDLKHIKNANAITNEKTIVYVNSFLDVWLLLILSSVGIVTNALTIAVFRHQGWKEGVNISMTTIALLDLIRCVLTMLKRIHGFIELVSVADGVSWSNLTTPNAEFVNILTSYVSFALLAYVSLERCLCVTMPFTMKTVFTPKRTLIILIAIAAFVYLSLAVMCFNFSLDFVFSDELNSTIIILVRSDFYNTHRGVVDPYLNSMSMLVPTVSFIVLSVSSLILLRQLRTSRDAVSENKTNESVLNLPYHKTVKSTFRFSKREKQVTKMLLVVVSFYIGNLVPRVTWFVGQFVEPEFRALGEFQDFYMMAVTLMFILDLVHASANFFIFYSMSSGFKRTFDQLMTCSSQASLQQ; this is translated from the coding sequence ATGAACCAAAGTCTTGATCTGAAACACATTAAAAATGCAAACGCTATTACAAATGAGAAGACAATAGTCTACGTGAACTCATTCTTAGATGTCTGGCttctgttaattctttcttctgtTGGTATTGTAACCAATGCCTTGACCATCGCAGTCTTCAGACATCAAGGGTGGAAGGAAGGCGTTAATATATCTATGACCACTATTGCATTGCTGGATCTCATCCGGTGCGTGCTGACAATGCTCAAACGTATCCATGGCTTCATCGAACTTGTCTCTGTCGCGGACGGCGTGTCCTGGAGCAACTTAACAACACCCAACGCGGagtttgttaacattttaacaAGCTATGTCTCCTTTGCCCTGCTGGCCTACGTCTCTCTGGAAAGATGCCTCTGCGTGACGATGCCCTTCACCATGAAGACGGTGTTTACGCCCAAAAGAACTTTGATCATCCTGATAGCAATAGCAGCCTTCGTTTACCTTTCGCTGGCTGTCATGTGTTTTAACTTCAGCCTGGACTTCGTGTTCAGCGACGAACTCAACTCAACCATTATAATCTTAGTCCGAAGTGACTTCTACAACACGCACAGGGGCGTCGTTGATCCCTATCTCAACAGTATGTCAATGCTGGTTCCGACTGTCTCTTTCATTGTCCTCTCTGTAAGCTCTCTCATCCTTTTAAGGCAGCTAAGGACGTCGCGTGATGCCGTCTCGGAGAATAAAACCAATGAGTCTGTTTTAAATCTTCCCTATCACAAAACTGTGAAGAGTACATTCAGATTTTCCAAACGGGAGAAGCAGGTCACCAAGATGCTTCTGGTAGTTGTCAGCTTCTACATCGGTAACCTTGTCCCGAGGGTCACGTGGTTTGTCGGGCAGTTTGTGGAGCCAGAGTTCCGCGCTCTAGGAGAGTTCCAAGACTTTTACATGATGGCCGTCACCTTGATGTTTATTTTAGACCTCGTGCACGCTTCCGCCAACTTTTTCATCTTCTATTCCATGAGCTCGGGATTTAAGAGAACTTTTGATCAACTTATGACTTGCAGCAGTCAGGCGTCGTTGCAACAGTAG